A window of Marinobacter sp. es.042 genomic DNA:
CAGCCAACGGTTGTGCGAGGCTTCTCGAAATAGACACGCATAACGATCAGCAGCGTATCGCTGACTTCATCGGCAAGCTTCTTCAGGCGCGCGGCGTAATCTCTCGCAGCTTCAACATCGTGAATGGAGCAGGGGCCCACCACGACGAATAGCCGGTGGTCCTTGCCATCCATGATGTCATAGATCGCCTGGCGGCCCTTTGAGACGGTTTCTGCGGCCTTGTCGGAGAGCGGCATCTCCTTCTTCAGCGCTTCAGGAGTTATCAGTGCTTCCTGGTTCGCCACATTCAGATTCTCTAGTTTGTTGCCCGACATTTTGTTCTGCTTCCCCGATTCTGATCGTTGCAGCCCTGTGAACTATAGAATATGCCAACAGGGTTGCAGATTAACGCGAATAGCGCCGGTGCTCGGTTGCGGTCAACCCCGGCGAGTTGGTTATACTGCGTTATTTACAGGGCCTTTTCAACGCTTCTTAAGTACGGGGAACGGATGTCGCAAAACAGGCAGAGACCGAAGGATGTGCCTTCCGTTGCAGCGGTTTCAGGCAAGATTGACGATGTCCTGGCCGGCATTCGTGTTCCTGATCTTCCATACCCGGCTGGCAAGCTCGAACCAGACGCCGTTAGCGACTGGCGCCCACTTCTGGTTTCCTGCTGGTCAGAACAGCGTGACGAGCGGGTTACCCACGTTATCCGCTCCGTTCATCTGGAGTGGTCAGCCCGGCAAGTGAACGCCGCCTATGTGGCTGACCGCATAATGGACGTGTTCCTGAAGACAAGCGGCCTGCACCCGAGCCTCGCCCGCCGGGTAGCAAGGCTGCGTTTCTATCTTGCCTGGCGCATGAATCTCGAAGGGAAGAAAGCTTTCAGCAAGGTCCTTCTGGAGTGGTTGGACAGCCTTCAGGAGTGGCGCGGCTGGAGTGATTCCGGAGGCCGTTCCGCCAAAGTGCTGATGGATCAGCTGGATTCGCTGGTTATCGCCGTTTCCGCAAGTTTTGAATCCGGCAAGACGGAGCCGGTGAACGAATTTTGTCATCGCTGGCAGGAAGACGCCGGGAAGAGGAGTGCCCAGGTTGCAAAGCTCCGCCAACGGCTGCTGGAAACCGAGCAGGGCGCTGCAAAGCAGCGCAAGGCAGAGCAGTCTTCCCGCGCATTGGTTGGTCGGGCTCTCCAGGGCCGCAAGCTCCCGCTTCCGATTGTCCGCTTTATCCTTGATCACTGGCAGGGTCTGCTGAAGCAGTCGATCTGGGATTCCGGTCTCGAGGGAGAGAATCTGCGACATGGCAGCAAGTTGCTGGAATGGCTGGTCTGGATTGGTGATCCGTCGCTTTCCGACAAGGACCGTAACCGGCTCTATCACGTGGGCGAACAGATCGGTGATCGCATCCTTGATGTCTGGAAACGGGTTTTTAATGAATCACTGCCTGCGGAGTCCCTGTCTGGGATCGAATCCGCCATGGTTTCCAGGCTGAGAGGGGAGGCACCGGATCTTGTGGAGGCTCTGCCGGCGGCGGGGAGCTTCCACTGGGATAGCAATTGGCTCAACTTCGAAGTGCCCGCGGCAGGGGCTTTTGAACCGTATGAGGGGCAATGGTTTGTCGAGGGCGAGGGTGTCGGGGAGCAGCGCCGTTACTTCTATGCGTTCTTACCGGAGTCGGCAGAAATCCTCTGGACCAACGGCGCCGGCGTGAAACTGGGGCTGCAGACCTGGGGCGAGTTTCAGAGGGCCCTTGAGCAGGAGCAGATCCGGCCATTGCCTCAGCTCACGCCGTTCGGAACGGTGTTGGCAGAAACGGTGGAACTGCTTGCCCGTGTCTGCGAGAAGCAGCGTCGGCAGAGGGAGCAGGCGGCGGAAGCTGCCAGGCTGCGCGCCGAGGAATTGAGGCGGGAAAAAGAAGTCGCGGAAGAACGGCGCAGAGCCGAGGAAGCGGAGCGTGAAGCCGAGTTTGAGCGTCAGCGGCAAGCCGATGAAGAGCAACGACTCGCCGATGAACAGGCTGAAAAGGAACGGATCCGGAAGGAAAGAACGCTGCTGGCCGAGAAACAGGTGGATGCCATCAAGCTTGGTGGCTGGATTGTCGTTGAACCCGATGAAACGTCTGATGAACCTGTCCGTCTGAAACTGGCCGTACGCATCAATGCGTCGAGAAAGCTCGTGTTTGTGGACCGTCTTGGCCTGAACCGGCGCGAGTTTCTCGAGGACGCCCTTGTTGAAGGAATTGTTGAAGGTCGGATACGGGTTCTGGGAACCTCCGCGGAATTCGACGATACTCTTAGCAGGGTAGTCGGGCGGATTCGCGTTGGCCGCAACTGATATTGCCGAAGCAGGAAAAACAACAATGGCAGACAATGACTATAGCTTTGGAACCCGGAATGAACCGCCCGTTGATCAGGACAATCGGGCCGATTACCGTCTTACGGCGCGAGCCAGGGCAATACTCGAGCTTGAGTCCGGCTTGCCTGAAGAAACCGGAGCCGAGGAGCGTGACCTTGTCTGCGGTATTCGTGATATTTCCGCCAGTGGTCTTTGCCTAACAGCTGAAGAACCCCTTTCCCTGGGGGCCCTGTTGCCGGCGAGCGTATTTCTTGGTAACCACGCCCAACCTTTCGGTCTGATGGTCGAAGTGGTCTGGTGTCGGCCCAACGAGTCGAGCTTTCTGGTGGGGGCGAGAATCATCGAGTCTGACGAAACCGCATACGTCGAGTGGGTGGAGGCCGTGGCCTCGGCAATGGCCCAGGATTGACTCTTGTCCGCGCAATCCAACGAAAAGAGCCGGCACAGCGCCGGCTCTTTTACTTTCGGGGAAGGTGAGACTTACTCTTCCAGTTCACCCATTCCGGTAATGTTGAAGCCGCCGTCCACGTACATGATCTCGCCGGTAATACCGGAGGACATATCAGAGCCGAGGAATGCGGCAGCATTACCCACTTCGTCGATGGTGACGTTTCGCCGCAGCGGTGCACGCCTGGCGTTTTCGGCCAGCATCTTGCGGAAGCTCTTGATGCCAGAGGCGGCCAGGGTCTTGATCGGGCCCGCGGAAATGCCATTCACCCGAATGCCGTCCCGGCCCAGGCTGGCGGCCATGTAGCGAACATTGGCTTCCAGGGAAGCCTTGGCCAGGCCCATCACATTGTAGTTCTGCAGAACCTTCTCGGCGCCGAGGTAGCTCAGGGTAATCAGCGAGCTGCCTTCATGCATCATGCCACGGGCACCCTTGGCCAGCGCCACAAAGCTGTAGGAGCTAATATCGTGGGCAATTCGGAAGCCGTCACGGGTGGTTACGTCGACGTAGTTGCCGTCGAGCTCGTGTCCAGGCGCATAGCCGACAGCATGAACAATAATGTCGATGTTGTCCCAGTGCTTGCCCAGCTCTTTGAAGACGTTTTCAATTTCTTCGTCACTTGCGACATCGCAGGGGAAAGTCAGCTTGCTGCCCCACTGTTCGGCGAATTTCTCAACCCGAGGCTGAAGTTTTTCATTCTGGTAGGTAAACGCCAGTTCAGCACCCTCGCGGGCGAAGGCCTCGGCGATACCGTAAGCAATGGACAGTTTGCTGGCTACGCCAACGATCAGTGCTTTCTTGCCACTGAGGATTCCCATGGGTCGTTCTCCCTGTGTTCCTGATTTGCGAGCATTATCCCTGAGTGCTCTGGTCGGGGTAACGCTCAAATAGTCGTAGTTGGTTTCTGGTAAAAGAATGCGGCGTTCAGCAGTTCACGGGTGTACTCCGCCTGCGGTGCATCGAAAATCCTGGCCGCGTCCCCATATTCCACGATCCGGCCATGCTGCAGCACCAGCAGCTTATGGCTCAGGGCGCGCACCACGGCCAGGTCATGGCTGATAAAGATATAGCTTAGACCATAACGGGTCTGGATAGCCCTCAACAGTTCAATGACCTGCTTCTGCACGGTGCGGTCCAGGGCTGATGTGGGTTCGTCCAGAATGATCAGGTCGGGCTGCAGCACCAGAGCCCGGGCTATGGCAATGCGTTGGCGCTGGCCGCCAGAGAATTCATGTGGGTATCGATGCCGCGCCTCCGGATCAAGGCCAACGTCGGTCAGCGCGCGAATCACTTTGCTGTCGTGTTCGGCAGCGTTGTCCGCGTCGTGTATCTCCAGACCTTCGCGGACAATCTCGGCAATGGACATTCTGGGACTCAGGCTGCCAAACGGATCCTGAAAGACAATCTGCACGCGCCTTCGCCAGGGCCTGAAATCCCTCTGGTTAAGAAACGCCAGCTCCTCGCCCCCGAGGCGGATGCTCCCGGTACTGGAGATGAGCTTCAGCAGTGCATGGCCGATGGTGGTCTTGCCGCTGCCACTTTCCCCGACGATTCCGAGCGTTTCGCCCCGATTGAGCTGGAAATCGGCGCCCTGCACAGCGTGGAAGGATTCCTTCACCTTGCCCAGAAGGCTCTTGCGTATCGGGAAACGCACGTCCAGTCGTTCAACAGCCAGCAACGGTTCTGCGCGCTTATCAAGGGGTAGGGGCGCTTCCGGGGGCTCGGCATCCAGAAGCTTTCGTGTATAGGGGTGTTGTGGGCTGGCAAACAGGGCATCGGTATCGGCCTCTTCCACGAGTTTGCCATGTTCCATGACGGCCACACGGTCGGCGTACCGGCGAACGATGGTCAGGTCATGGGTAATCAGAAGAATGGCCATACCCAGTTTCTGCTGAAGGTCCCTGAGCAATTCGAGAACCTGTTTCTGGACGGTTACATCCAGTGCCGTCGTGGGTTCGTCCGCAATAAGGAGATCAGGTTCATTGGCCAGGGCCATGGCGATCATCACTCGCTGCTTTTGCCCTCCCGACAACTGGTGGGGATAGGCGCCAAGCTTGCTTTCCGGGTTCTGTATTCCTACGAGTTGTAGCAGTTCCAGACAGCGCTGTTTTGCCTGTGGCCCGCGCATTCCCTTGTGCAGTTCCAGGGTTTCGCCAATCTGCTTTTCCACGGTATGCAGCGGGTTCAGGGATGTCATGGGCTCCTGGAATATCATCCCAATTTCCCGGCCGCGGATCTGGCGCATGCGCTTCTCGGTGGCGGCCAGAAGATCTTCATCGCGGTACCGGATCTGCCCGCTGGGGTAGCTGGCGTGCCGCGCATCCAGGAGGCGCAGAATCGACAGTGCCGAAATGGATTTGCCGGAGCCGCTTTCGCCCACCAGTGCGAGGGTCTCGCCTTGACGGATTGCCAGTGACAGGGATTCGACGGCTGGAGGTCCGTGATCAAAACAGATGGAAAGATCGGAAATCTGAAGTAACTGGCTCATATCAGCTCTTCCTCGGATCGAAGGCATCGCGTACGGCCTCACCCACGAACACCAGCAAGGTGAGCATCAGCGACAACGATACGAAGGCGGATATGCCCAGCCAGGGCGCATGCAGGTTGGCCTTGCCCTGGGCGATCAGTTCACCCAACGAGGGCGAACCCGAGGGCAGACCAAAGCCAAGGAAATCCAGGGAGGTCAGGCCGGTAATTGCCCCCGTCAGAATGAACGGGAGGAAGGTCAGCGTGGCTACCA
This region includes:
- a CDS encoding DUF1631 family protein: MSQNRQRPKDVPSVAAVSGKIDDVLAGIRVPDLPYPAGKLEPDAVSDWRPLLVSCWSEQRDERVTHVIRSVHLEWSARQVNAAYVADRIMDVFLKTSGLHPSLARRVARLRFYLAWRMNLEGKKAFSKVLLEWLDSLQEWRGWSDSGGRSAKVLMDQLDSLVIAVSASFESGKTEPVNEFCHRWQEDAGKRSAQVAKLRQRLLETEQGAAKQRKAEQSSRALVGRALQGRKLPLPIVRFILDHWQGLLKQSIWDSGLEGENLRHGSKLLEWLVWIGDPSLSDKDRNRLYHVGEQIGDRILDVWKRVFNESLPAESLSGIESAMVSRLRGEAPDLVEALPAAGSFHWDSNWLNFEVPAAGAFEPYEGQWFVEGEGVGEQRRYFYAFLPESAEILWTNGAGVKLGLQTWGEFQRALEQEQIRPLPQLTPFGTVLAETVELLARVCEKQRRQREQAAEAARLRAEELRREKEVAEERRRAEEAEREAEFERQRQADEEQRLADEQAEKERIRKERTLLAEKQVDAIKLGGWIVVEPDETSDEPVRLKLAVRINASRKLVFVDRLGLNRREFLEDALVEGIVEGRIRVLGTSAEFDDTLSRVVGRIRVGRN
- a CDS encoding PilZ domain-containing protein; translated protein: MADNDYSFGTRNEPPVDQDNRADYRLTARARAILELESGLPEETGAEERDLVCGIRDISASGLCLTAEEPLSLGALLPASVFLGNHAQPFGLMVEVVWCRPNESSFLVGARIIESDETAYVEWVEAVASAMAQD
- a CDS encoding enoyl-ACP reductase is translated as MGILSGKKALIVGVASKLSIAYGIAEAFAREGAELAFTYQNEKLQPRVEKFAEQWGSKLTFPCDVASDEEIENVFKELGKHWDNIDIIVHAVGYAPGHELDGNYVDVTTRDGFRIAHDISSYSFVALAKGARGMMHEGSSLITLSYLGAEKVLQNYNVMGLAKASLEANVRYMAASLGRDGIRVNGISAGPIKTLAASGIKSFRKMLAENARRAPLRRNVTIDEVGNAAAFLGSDMSSGITGEIMYVDGGFNITGMGELEE
- a CDS encoding ABC transporter ATP-binding protein, with amino-acid sequence MSQLLQISDLSICFDHGPPAVESLSLAIRQGETLALVGESGSGKSISALSILRLLDARHASYPSGQIRYRDEDLLAATEKRMRQIRGREIGMIFQEPMTSLNPLHTVEKQIGETLELHKGMRGPQAKQRCLELLQLVGIQNPESKLGAYPHQLSGGQKQRVMIAMALANEPDLLIADEPTTALDVTVQKQVLELLRDLQQKLGMAILLITHDLTIVRRYADRVAVMEHGKLVEEADTDALFASPQHPYTRKLLDAEPPEAPLPLDKRAEPLLAVERLDVRFPIRKSLLGKVKESFHAVQGADFQLNRGETLGIVGESGSGKTTIGHALLKLISSTGSIRLGGEELAFLNQRDFRPWRRRVQIVFQDPFGSLSPRMSIAEIVREGLEIHDADNAAEHDSKVIRALTDVGLDPEARHRYPHEFSGGQRQRIAIARALVLQPDLIILDEPTSALDRTVQKQVIELLRAIQTRYGLSYIFISHDLAVVRALSHKLLVLQHGRIVEYGDAARIFDAPQAEYTRELLNAAFFYQKPTTTI